A portion of the Vibrio coralliirubri genome contains these proteins:
- the infC gene encoding translation initiation factor IF-3, whose protein sequence is MRGVREVRLTGADGEAVGVVSIAEAMEAANEAGMDLVEISPNAEPPVCRVMDYGKFLFEKSKAAKEQKKKQKQVQIKEIKFRPGTDIGDYQVKLRNLTGFLEDGNKVKVTIRFRGREMAHQEIGVDVLNRLKADTEEFAVVESFPTRIEGRQMIMVLAPKKK, encoded by the coding sequence ATTCGTGGCGTTCGTGAAGTGCGTCTAACTGGCGCAGACGGCGAAGCTGTTGGTGTAGTATCAATCGCTGAAGCGATGGAAGCTGCAAATGAAGCTGGTATGGATCTTGTAGAGATCAGCCCTAACGCCGAGCCGCCAGTTTGTCGTGTGATGGACTACGGTAAGTTCCTCTTCGAGAAGAGCAAAGCTGCGAAAGAGCAGAAGAAGAAGCAAAAGCAGGTTCAGATCAAGGAAATTAAATTCCGACCTGGAACTGATATTGGAGACTATCAGGTAAAACTACGCAACCTGACTGGTTTCCTAGAAGACGGCAACAAAGTGAAGGTAACAATTCGCTTCCGTGGCCGCGAAATGGCTCACCAAGAAATCGGTGTTGACGTTCTTAATCGTTTGAAAGCGGATACTGAAGAATTTGCAGTTGTCGAATCTTTCCCAACGAGAATTGAAGGTCGCCAGATGATCATGGTGTTGGCCCCTAAAAAGAAGTAA
- the thrS gene encoding threonine--tRNA ligase gives MPIITLPDGSQRQFDNPVSTLDVALSIGPGLAKATIAGRVDGERVDACDLIENDASLEIITAKDEVDGLEIVRHSCAHLLGHAVKQLFPEAKMAIGPTIDNGFYYDIDLEHSLTQEDLEKIEKRMKELAKTKYQVVKKKVSWQEARDAFEARGETYKIEILDENVSKDDRPGLYHHEEYIDMCRGPHVPNMSFCQHFTLLNVAGAYWRGNSDNKMLQRIYGTAFHDKKALKAHLVRLEEAAKRDHRKIGKALDLFHMQQEAPGMVFWHHNGWTIFRELEVFIRQKLTEYDYQEVKGPLMMDRVLWERSGHWDKYAEAMFTTSSENREYAIKPMNCPGHVQIFNQGLKSYRDLPLRMAEFGSCHRNEPSGALHGIMRVRGFTQDDAHVFCTEDQVQQEVKACIEMVYDTYTTFGFESIVVKLSTRPEQRVGSDEMWDRAEADLKQALEAMDIAYEIQEGEGAFYGPKIEFTLHDCLDRAWQCGTVQLDFALPERLGATYVGEDNERHTPVMIHRAILGSLERFIGILIEEYAGFFPTWLAPEQAVVMGITDKQSEYVQEITKKLQKSGFRVKADLRNEKIGFKIREHTLKRVPFMLVCGDQEMEAGEIAVRTRKGKDLGKFKVDDFISYIQAEVSSRKLNLEE, from the coding sequence ATGCCAATTATTACTCTTCCTGACGGTAGTCAGCGTCAATTTGACAACCCTGTATCAACTCTAGATGTTGCCCTATCAATCGGTCCTGGTCTTGCGAAAGCAACCATTGCTGGTCGTGTAGACGGCGAGCGTGTTGATGCTTGTGATCTTATCGAAAACGATGCAAGCCTAGAAATCATCACAGCTAAAGATGAAGTTGATGGCCTTGAGATCGTTCGTCACTCTTGTGCTCACCTTTTAGGCCACGCGGTTAAGCAGCTTTTTCCAGAAGCGAAAATGGCGATCGGTCCTACTATCGATAACGGTTTCTACTACGATATCGACCTTGAGCATTCTCTAACGCAAGAAGATCTAGAAAAGATCGAAAAGCGCATGAAAGAGCTAGCGAAGACCAAGTACCAGGTTGTTAAGAAGAAAGTTAGCTGGCAGGAAGCGCGCGACGCATTCGAAGCTCGCGGCGAGACTTACAAGATTGAAATCTTGGACGAGAACGTTTCTAAAGACGATCGTCCAGGCCTGTACCATCACGAAGAATATATCGATATGTGTCGTGGTCCACACGTGCCTAACATGAGCTTCTGTCAACACTTCACTCTACTTAACGTTGCGGGTGCTTACTGGCGTGGTAACAGTGACAACAAGATGCTTCAACGTATCTACGGTACTGCATTCCACGACAAGAAGGCGCTTAAAGCTCACCTTGTGCGTCTAGAAGAAGCGGCTAAACGTGACCACCGTAAAATCGGTAAAGCGCTTGACCTATTCCACATGCAGCAAGAAGCACCAGGCATGGTGTTCTGGCACCACAACGGTTGGACTATCTTCCGTGAGCTAGAAGTATTTATTCGTCAAAAACTGACTGAGTACGATTACCAAGAAGTTAAAGGCCCATTAATGATGGACCGTGTTCTTTGGGAACGCTCTGGTCACTGGGATAAGTACGCTGAAGCGATGTTCACTACTTCTTCAGAGAACCGTGAATACGCTATCAAGCCAATGAACTGTCCTGGTCACGTTCAAATCTTCAACCAAGGTTTGAAATCTTACCGTGATCTACCGCTACGTATGGCTGAGTTCGGCTCATGTCACCGTAACGAGCCGTCTGGCGCACTTCACGGCATTATGCGTGTTCGTGGCTTCACTCAAGATGATGCTCACGTATTCTGTACTGAAGACCAAGTTCAACAAGAAGTTAAAGCTTGTATTGAAATGGTTTACGATACTTACACAACTTTCGGCTTCGAAAGCATCGTTGTTAAGCTATCTACTCGTCCAGAACAGCGTGTAGGTTCAGACGAAATGTGGGACCGTGCAGAGGCTGACCTTAAGCAAGCGCTAGAGGCAATGGACATTGCATACGAGATTCAAGAAGGCGAGGGTGCGTTCTACGGACCTAAGATTGAATTTACTTTGCATGATTGTTTGGACCGCGCTTGGCAATGTGGTACAGTGCAGCTCGATTTTGCATTACCAGAACGTTTAGGTGCTACTTACGTAGGTGAAGATAACGAGCGTCACACGCCAGTTATGATCCACCGCGCGATTTTAGGTTCACTAGAACGCTTCATCGGTATTCTTATTGAAGAATACGCTGGCTTCTTCCCAACGTGGTTGGCGCCAGAACAAGCAGTTGTAATGGGCATTACAGACAAACAGTCTGAATATGTACAAGAAATTACGAAAAAACTGCAAAAAAGTGGATTTAGAGTCAAAGCAGACTTGAGAAATGAGAAGATTGGCTTTAAAATCCGCGAACATACTTTGAAACGTGTACCGTTCATGCTTGTGTGTGGTGACCAAGAAATGGAAGCCGGCGAAATTGCAGTACGTACACGTAAAGGTAAGGACCTTGGCAAATTTAAAGTGGATGACTTTATTTCATACATCCAAGCCGAGGTTTCAAGCCGTAAGCTCAATCTGGAGGAATAG
- the rplT gene encoding 50S ribosomal protein L20, translated as MPRVKRGVQARARHKKVLKQAKGYYGARSRVYRVAFQAVTKAGQYAYRDRRNKKRQFRQLWIARINAASRQNGLSYSRFINGLKKASIEIDRKILADIAVFDKAAFAVLVEKAKASL; from the coding sequence ATGCCTCGCGTAAAACGTGGTGTACAAGCTCGTGCACGTCATAAGAAAGTTCTAAAACAAGCTAAAGGTTACTACGGAGCACGTTCACGTGTTTACCGCGTAGCTTTCCAAGCAGTTACCAAAGCTGGTCAATACGCTTACCGTGACCGTCGCAACAAGAAACGTCAATTCCGTCAACTTTGGATTGCACGTATCAACGCGGCATCTCGTCAAAATGGTCTATCTTACAGCCGTTTCATCAATGGCCTTAAGAAAGCATCTATCGAGATCGACCGTAAGATTCTTGCTGACATCGCAGTATTCGACAAAGCAGCATTTGCTGTTCTAGTTGAAAAAGCGAAAGCATCTCTATAA
- the yqfB gene encoding N(4)-acetylcytidine aminohydrolase — protein MTAPTTMTFFERFETDILSGKKTITIRDESERDYQPGSVVEVSTLEQGRVFCNLKIISVEPILFDDLGEFHAQQENMTLQVLKDVIQDIYPGISQLYVVSYELV, from the coding sequence ATGACCGCACCGACCACTATGACGTTCTTCGAACGTTTTGAAACTGACATCCTTTCTGGCAAGAAGACGATTACTATTCGCGATGAATCTGAGCGTGACTACCAGCCAGGCAGTGTTGTGGAAGTATCGACGCTAGAGCAAGGGCGTGTGTTCTGTAACCTTAAGATCATCAGCGTTGAGCCAATTTTGTTTGATGACTTAGGTGAGTTCCATGCTCAACAAGAGAACATGACGCTGCAAGTACTGAAAGACGTGATTCAAGATATCTATCCGGGTATATCTCAACTGTATGTGGTTTCTTACGAACTTGTGTAG
- the rpmI gene encoding 50S ribosomal protein L35, with the protein MPKMKTNKGAAKRFQKTAGGIKFKHAGKRHILTKRTTKNKRQLRPNSILPKCEVAQVLRMMPYA; encoded by the coding sequence ATGCCTAAGATGAAAACCAACAAAGGTGCTGCTAAGCGTTTCCAGAAAACTGCTGGTGGTATTAAGTTTAAGCACGCTGGTAAACGTCACATCCTGACTAAGCGTACTACTAAGAACAAGCGTCAGCTACGTCCGAACTCGATCCTTCCTAAATGTGAAGTTGCTCAAGTTCTACGTATGATGCCATACGCTTAA